One window of Acidobacteriota bacterium genomic DNA carries:
- a CDS encoding tetratricopeptide repeat protein has translation MRKLILILVVGFVAAPRLHAIPSNSFRDGLVALEQNRLRAALRLLSAAESEAPQDARVRNFRGIVLQRLGQVRKAAAEYEQAIRLDPRWVDPYRNWGYLEWTTGSLPDASRLLSEALKIAPDDAYARYYLGRVLLQQKNYRPAFQELEASKVPWPAEPDFLLEAAEGALALRRADQARHFLDRTQGLSLRPAQSVRLGTLLFAANENDRAFAIFSRLYKVSPDARWARFDLALAAERSGQPRESIALARPLAERAHDPDAWSLLGIAYANLKQPEQAISAFRESAKLDPKQESHWLDLTRALMATGDLAQAIAAARKGLNYCPLSYALHLRVGAIELASGHYSQAEAAFRQLIAQGDPLPISSVGLAQVLLRTGRAQEAAEQLRLAEKRIGPNFLLYYFCGIALSRSGHPEEARQQLLEANRVAPDSAEALRWLGAVEMRSNHLPEAIQHLRESLRLAPNNLETRQLLARAYVLAHDPAAAREYARRAESPPLPAPAADQGSDYFVPEWQMPPHTGH, from the coding sequence TTGAGGAAATTGATTCTCATACTGGTCGTCGGCTTTGTTGCAGCTCCCAGGCTGCATGCGATACCCTCCAACTCCTTTCGCGACGGGCTGGTCGCACTTGAGCAAAACCGGCTGCGTGCGGCGTTGCGATTACTCAGCGCCGCAGAATCTGAAGCCCCTCAGGATGCCCGAGTCCGGAATTTTCGCGGTATCGTTTTACAGCGATTGGGCCAGGTACGCAAAGCTGCTGCCGAATACGAGCAGGCGATTCGGCTTGATCCGCGCTGGGTGGATCCTTACCGGAATTGGGGCTACCTTGAATGGACCACTGGCAGCTTGCCCGATGCCAGCCGGCTGCTGTCGGAGGCGCTGAAGATCGCGCCGGACGACGCCTACGCCCGGTATTATCTCGGGCGTGTCTTACTGCAGCAGAAGAATTACAGGCCAGCTTTCCAGGAGCTCGAAGCCTCGAAGGTGCCGTGGCCAGCCGAGCCCGATTTCCTCCTAGAGGCAGCCGAGGGAGCGCTGGCGCTCAGGCGCGCCGACCAAGCCCGGCACTTTCTTGACCGCACACAAGGCCTCTCCCTCAGGCCTGCGCAAAGCGTGCGTCTCGGCACGCTGCTGTTTGCCGCAAACGAAAATGATCGGGCCTTCGCAATCTTCAGCCGGCTGTACAAGGTTTCCCCGGACGCCCGCTGGGCACGTTTCGATCTGGCACTGGCGGCGGAACGCTCGGGCCAACCTCGAGAGAGCATCGCGCTGGCTCGGCCGCTAGCCGAAAGAGCTCATGACCCGGACGCCTGGAGTCTTCTGGGCATCGCCTATGCGAATTTGAAGCAGCCGGAACAGGCAATTTCTGCTTTCCGGGAAAGCGCCAAGCTCGACCCGAAGCAAGAGTCGCACTGGCTCGACCTGACGCGGGCCCTGATGGCTACGGGAGACCTTGCACAGGCGATCGCGGCGGCACGGAAAGGGCTGAACTATTGCCCGCTCTCTTATGCTCTTCACCTTCGGGTGGGAGCCATCGAACTGGCATCTGGGCATTATTCGCAGGCCGAAGCCGCCTTTCGACAATTGATCGCCCAAGGTGATCCGCTGCCGATCAGCTCGGTCGGCCTGGCTCAGGTGCTGCTGCGCACGGGGAGAGCGCAAGAGGCTGCAGAGCAGCTCCGGCTAGCAGAAAAGAGGATCGGCCCCAATTTTCTGCTCTATTATTTCTGCGGAATCGCGCTCTCGCGCTCCGGACATCCGGAGGAAGCCCGGCAGCAGCTTCTCGAAGCGAACCGCGTCGCTCCCGACAGCGCCGAAGCGCTGCGATGGCTGGGCGCGGTTGAGATGCGCTCCAACCACTTACCGGAGGCCATTCAGCACCTTCGCGAATCGCTGCGTCTTGCCCCAAATAATTTAGAAACACGCCAGCTGCTGGCGCGCGCCTACGTGCTAGCACACGATCCAGCGGCGGCCCGAGAGTATGCCCGACGCGCGGAATCGCCTCCGTTGCCGGCCCCGGCGGCGGACCAAGGAAGCGACTACTTCGTTCCAGAATGGCAGATGCCGCCACATACTGGTCATTAA
- a CDS encoding tetratricopeptide repeat protein — MATLNQGAPPQTVICVHVSPDAAPGHGELLHAQGRTSFAMCAVSPLRTFPCLRQRSKQIISAVLLVTGFVMGAVNVTSAAQTIDEQVRAHFQAAQQARARKDYANAEREYAAAIKIAPGFAESYLNLGLLYQLQERIPEAMEKFKEALARNPALGSANFLLGMDFCQRGEAARALPYLKAAARQLPSNAAVWAWLGTANGMLGSTKAEVQSLQVGLHLKPRDPDLLYLLGRGYEQLGHETMVRLEHRSPGSPYLDLLVAEGYLTSGYFSEALVRLRKVESAWPQSALVRTEIAEIFLRVGRLDLARKQLEPVLKQGTSSLPAIVQEGEIRLLEGNVDGALDDWSQALSTDPYRTENILGLTRAAFQSAANGAPTSQRALQLLPRVESRTSAAASLARDFLLRFTGRSDAVEVRPLNRAPRRPGLCTSANVREWIRHDEMEFVAACSAKSSSTLAAFRVDFARALVEVGKPEEALRTLDQASANASDPPEVIYWRIRAYRSLALQTYTTLYEVHPGSYRVHELLGNIHEAKGEDTEAIKEYRLALLERPRLPNLHYQLGHLLWKGFKTQEAEAEFTAELKLNPRHSSALMNLGAIRLYQHQPGEAIEYLQRAEKLDPANADIHHFLGQSYLELGRKSEALKELKLAAVSDHTAAIHFLLGKVYQAMGQRPEAVREFAISSALNQRAHQQTDERAQQLAQAELLLKQP, encoded by the coding sequence ATGGCGACGCTCAATCAAGGGGCGCCTCCCCAGACTGTAATTTGCGTGCATGTCAGCCCAGACGCAGCTCCAGGTCATGGGGAACTTTTGCATGCCCAGGGCAGAACGTCTTTTGCTATGTGCGCCGTCTCACCGTTACGGACTTTTCCCTGCCTGCGCCAACGCTCCAAGCAGATCATTTCGGCAGTTTTGCTTGTTACAGGCTTCGTAATGGGCGCAGTGAATGTGACCAGCGCCGCCCAAACAATTGACGAGCAGGTGCGGGCGCATTTTCAGGCGGCGCAGCAGGCTCGTGCCCGAAAAGACTACGCGAACGCCGAGCGCGAGTACGCCGCAGCGATCAAGATAGCCCCTGGCTTCGCGGAATCCTACCTGAACTTGGGCCTGCTCTACCAGCTTCAGGAGCGCATCCCTGAGGCAATGGAGAAGTTCAAGGAAGCGCTCGCGCGTAACCCGGCGCTCGGTAGCGCCAATTTTCTGCTCGGAATGGATTTTTGCCAGAGAGGTGAGGCCGCACGTGCCCTGCCGTACCTGAAGGCCGCAGCGCGCCAGCTCCCGTCAAACGCGGCGGTATGGGCGTGGCTCGGGACAGCGAATGGCATGCTCGGATCAACCAAGGCCGAAGTGCAGAGCCTCCAGGTAGGGTTGCATCTTAAACCACGCGATCCCGACCTGCTCTATCTGTTGGGGCGCGGCTACGAACAGCTTGGGCACGAAACCATGGTCCGGCTTGAACATCGGAGTCCCGGTTCACCTTACCTCGATCTGCTGGTTGCGGAAGGTTATCTCACTAGCGGGTACTTTTCGGAAGCGCTGGTGCGCCTGCGAAAAGTCGAATCCGCTTGGCCCCAGAGCGCGCTGGTGCGCACCGAAATTGCGGAAATTTTTTTGCGGGTTGGACGGCTGGACTTGGCCCGGAAGCAACTTGAACCGGTGCTGAAGCAGGGCACCAGCAGTTTGCCCGCGATCGTGCAGGAGGGCGAGATCCGGCTGCTCGAGGGCAACGTGGACGGGGCGCTCGATGATTGGTCGCAGGCGCTCTCGACCGATCCTTACCGCACAGAAAACATCCTGGGACTGACGCGGGCCGCATTTCAAAGCGCCGCAAACGGAGCACCGACCTCCCAAAGAGCCTTGCAATTGCTCCCTCGTGTGGAGTCTAGAACCAGCGCCGCCGCATCGCTTGCTCGTGATTTTCTGCTGAGGTTCACCGGGCGAAGCGATGCCGTCGAGGTACGCCCTCTGAACCGTGCACCCCGGCGGCCGGGACTTTGCACCAGCGCGAACGTGCGGGAATGGATCCGGCATGACGAGATGGAATTCGTGGCCGCTTGCTCCGCGAAGTCATCTTCCACCCTGGCTGCCTTCCGGGTCGACTTCGCCCGTGCGCTGGTGGAGGTTGGAAAGCCGGAGGAAGCGCTGCGGACACTTGATCAGGCTTCCGCCAACGCCAGCGACCCACCTGAGGTGATCTACTGGCGCATCCGTGCCTATCGATCTCTGGCATTGCAAACTTACACGACGCTCTACGAGGTCCATCCCGGTTCCTATCGCGTCCACGAATTGCTCGGGAACATCCACGAAGCAAAGGGGGAGGACACCGAGGCCATCAAGGAGTACCGGCTGGCACTGCTCGAGAGGCCCCGGCTTCCCAACCTACACTATCAACTCGGGCACCTGCTGTGGAAAGGATTCAAAACCCAGGAGGCGGAGGCCGAATTTACTGCAGAACTCAAGCTCAATCCGCGGCACTCGAGCGCGCTGATGAACCTCGGAGCCATCCGGCTTTACCAGCACCAGCCCGGGGAAGCCATCGAATATCTTCAGCGGGCGGAAAAACTGGATCCAGCGAACGCTGATATCCATCATTTCCTGGGGCAGTCATATCTTGAACTTGGCCGCAAATCGGAAGCCCTCAAGGAACTGAAGCTGGCCGCGGTTTCCGACCACACTGCTGCAATCCACTTTCTGCTTGGCAAGGTCTATCAGGCGATGGGACAGCGCCCGGAAGCCGTCAGGGAATTTGCGATTTCCTCGGCACTGAACCAGCGCGCTCACCAGCAAACCGATGAACGGGCGCAGCAACTCGCGCAGGCGGAACTGCTGCTGAAACAGCCTTGA